The stretch of DNA CCCAGAGGTCGGCGACGGCGTCGGCCTCGGCGGGCGCCGCCGGTTCGACCGTGACCATGTGGTGGCGTAACGGTACGGGCCGTAAGTCAGTTCCCCCGAACGCGTCGGCCGCCCGGAAGAAAGGTTTATGCCTGCGTCACGTCCGCACACAGCACGAGAGACATGGCATCGGGAACTGAGGCTGGAGTTACGGAAACGCCGGGAGCGTGGCTGGAACTTGCGGTCGACCGGCCGCTGACGGTCGCTTTCGCCGCGGTCGGGCTGTTACTTCTCGGATCGCTCGCTTGGGGGTTGCTGATCTCCGGCGCCGTCACGTTCTCACGGCTCGGCTCGCTCGTCTGGGACGGCGTGATGCGCGGTCTGGTGATCGGCCTCGCCGGCATCGGCCTGTCGATGACTTACAGCATCCTGAACTTCGCGAACTTCTCGCACGGCGACTACATTACGAGCGGCGCCTTCGCCGGGTGGGCAACGACGTACGTCGTCGCCGGCCTGGGGCGGGCCGACATCGGCTCACTCCTCCTCGTCGGCGCCGGGGGGTCCGTCTTCGGCGGCGCACTCGGCATCGGCGTAACGACGACGCCCGTCGCCGTCGTCGCCGGCATCGTCGTCGCGGGCGTCACCACGGTGGTGCTCGCGCTGGCCATCGACCGCGCCGTCTACAAACCCATCCGCGACGAGAGCGGGATCACCCTGCTCATCACCAGCATCGGGGTGGCCTTCGCCCTCCGATACCTGATCCAGTTCGTCTTCGGCTCCAGCGTCCGTGGCACGACCGCCGCCGGATCGGTTCCACAACTGTCGCTGTACTTCGTCGACGGCGCGGTTCGAATCGACGCCCACGACGTCACGCTCCTCGTCGTCGCCGGCGGCCTCATGCTCGGCGTCCACGTCCTCCTCCAGACGACGAAGCTCGGCAAAGCGATGCGCGCCATGTCGGACGACGAGGACCTCGCCCGCGTGACCGGGATTCCGACCGAACGGGTCGTCCGCGCGACGTGGATCATCGGCGGCGGCCTGACCGGCGTCGCCGGCTACGTGTTCATCCTCTGGAAGGGCACCCTCGGCTTCAACGACGGCTGGCTCCTCCTCCTGTTGATCTTCGCCGCCGTCATCCTCGGCGGCATCGGCTCCATCTACGGCGCCATCGCCGGGGGCCTCGTCATCGGCGTCGCGGCGTCGGTGTCCGTCATCTGGATCCCCTCCGCGTTCTCCCGTGCCGCCGCGTTCGTCGTCATGATCGTCATTCTGATCGTGCGTCCGCAGGGGCTGTTCTCCGGGAGGTCGACCGCATGAGCGACGCCGCCACCACGGTCCGCCGGCTCTGGGCGCAGGACGCCGTCAAAATCGCCGCCCTCCTGCTGATCATCTACGGGGCGTATCTCGTCAGCGGTCTCGTCCTCGGCTACAGCGTCCGCGGGCAGCTGAACTCCCTGGCCTCGCTGACCTTCTACATCGGCGTCTTCGCTACCCTCGCGCTCGCCTTGAACCTCCACTGGGGCTACACCGGCCTGTTCAACATCGGCGTCGTCGGCTTCATGGCCGTCGGTATCTACGTGATGGCGTTCGTCTCGAAGCCGCTCTACGGCTCCGGGGGCGCGGCCCAGGTCGGCGGTCTCGGCCTCCCCATCCCCGTCGGCATCCTCGCCGGGATGATCGCCGCTGCGGTGTTCGGCCTCGTCGTCGCCCTCCCTGCGCTTCGGCTTCGCGCCGACTACCTCGCCATCGTCACCATCGCGATGTCCGAAATCGTCCGCTTTGCCTTCCTCTCCTCGACCTTCCAGCGGTTCCAGTTCCCACACACCCTCGCCGGCGACACTACCCGCGTCGGCTTCGGCGGCGGGAGCGGCCTCATCCTCGATTTCCCCGACCCCCTCCTCGCGTTCATCGACGCCATCGGCCTCTCCGGGGCGTACGACGGTCTCGTCGGCCTCGTCGGCGGCGTCGTCCCGAACAACCCCGAACCGATCGTCCACAGCCTCGTCTACGGCGTCGTCCTCCTCGGCATCGTCGCCGCGTACTTCTGGCTCCTGAAGCGAACGGGCGAGTCTCCCTTCGGCCGGGTGTTGAAGGCGATCCGCGAGGACGAAGACGTGGCTCGTGCCCTCGGGAAGAACACCGATCGCTTCAAAATCGTCTCCTTCATGCTCGGCTGTGCGCTGATGGGGCTGGCCGGAATCCTCTGGCTGATGGGTCAGGGCGCGGTGACCCCCAACTTCTTCCGCCCGCGACTCACCTTCTTCGTCTGGATCGCGCTCATCGTCGGCGGCGCCGGCTCGAACACCGGGAGCGTCATGGGCGGTGCCGTCTTCGCCGCCGTCCTCTATCAGGGACCGCTCTACTTCCAGAACGTCGTCACCGCCGTCTTCCAGCCCGGCGAGGCACCGAGTAGCTTCGGCCCGGCGATTTCGCCGCTACTCTCCAGCTTCGATCCCGTCCCCTTCCTGCTCTACACGCTCGATTCGGTCCGCCAGCTTCAACTCGTCATCATGGGCGTCGCGCTCGTCTGGCTGATGCATAACCGCCCGGAGGGGATGCTCGGCCATCGTAAGGAGACGGCTGCGGCCATCCCGCTGGCTCGGTCGAGCGGGGCAACGGCTCCGAGCGGCGAGACCGACTCGGAGCCGACGCCACGGGGCGACGGGGACGGCACCGGAGGTGGGGGCGATGAGTAAGTCGGTCACGCAGTCCCGCCCCGACGTGAGCGACACGCCGCTCCGGATCGAGGGGCTGACGAAACGCTTCGGCGGGATCACGGCCGTCGACGGTGCGAGCTTCGAGGTCGAACGTGGGACGCTCACGGGGTTGATCGGACCGAACGGCGCCGGCAAGTCGACGACGTTCAACCTCATCACCGGCATGCTCTCGCCCGACGCGGGGACGATCACCTTCGACGGCGACGACATCACGGGCGACGAACCCTACGACATCGCCAACCGTGGGTTGGTTCGAACCTTCCAGATCGCCCGCGAACTCGGCGAGATGACCGTCCTCGAGAACATGATGCTCGCGCCGAAAGGGCAGCGCGGCGAACACCTCTGGCGGTCGGTCCTCCCCGGTGTCCGCGGGAGCGTCCGCAGGCAGGAAGCCGAACTCCTCGACCGGGTGTGGGAGACGCTGGAGTTTTTCGACATCGAACACCTCGCCGAGGAGTACGCGGGCAACCTCTCGGGCGGCCAG from Haloplanus salinus encodes:
- a CDS encoding ABC transporter permease subunit, encoding MRGLVIGLAGIGLSMTYSILNFANFSHGDYITSGAFAGWATTYVVAGLGRADIGSLLLVGAGGSVFGGALGIGVTTTPVAVVAGIVVAGVTTVVLALAIDRAVYKPIRDESGITLLITSIGVAFALRYLIQFVFGSSVRGTTAAGSVPQLSLYFVDGAVRIDAHDVTLLVVAGGLMLGVHVLLQTTKLGKAMRAMSDDEDLARVTGIPTERVVRATWIIGGGLTGVAGYVFILWKGTLGFNDGWLLLLLIFAAVILGGIGSIYGAIAGGLVIGVAASVSVIWIPSAFSRAAAFVVMIVILIVRPQGLFSGRSTA
- a CDS encoding branched-chain amino acid ABC transporter permease, whose protein sequence is MSDAATTVRRLWAQDAVKIAALLLIIYGAYLVSGLVLGYSVRGQLNSLASLTFYIGVFATLALALNLHWGYTGLFNIGVVGFMAVGIYVMAFVSKPLYGSGGAAQVGGLGLPIPVGILAGMIAAAVFGLVVALPALRLRADYLAIVTIAMSEIVRFAFLSSTFQRFQFPHTLAGDTTRVGFGGGSGLILDFPDPLLAFIDAIGLSGAYDGLVGLVGGVVPNNPEPIVHSLVYGVVLLGIVAAYFWLLKRTGESPFGRVLKAIREDEDVARALGKNTDRFKIVSFMLGCALMGLAGILWLMGQGAVTPNFFRPRLTFFVWIALIVGGAGSNTGSVMGGAVFAAVLYQGPLYFQNVVTAVFQPGEAPSSFGPAISPLLSSFDPVPFLLYTLDSVRQLQLVIMGVALVWLMHNRPEGMLGHRKETAAAIPLARSSGATAPSGETDSEPTPRGDGDGTGGGGDE
- a CDS encoding ABC transporter ATP-binding protein: MSKSVTQSRPDVSDTPLRIEGLTKRFGGITAVDGASFEVERGTLTGLIGPNGAGKSTTFNLITGMLSPDAGTITFDGDDITGDEPYDIANRGLVRTFQIARELGEMTVLENMMLAPKGQRGEHLWRSVLPGVRGSVRRQEAELLDRVWETLEFFDIEHLAEEYAGNLSGGQRKLLEMARALLTDPDMLLLDEPFAGVNPTLENRLLEHIHDLRDQGYTFLLVEHDMDLIMNNCRHVIVMHQGRILTEGTPAEIKSNEEVIEAYLGGDV